In Lycium ferocissimum isolate CSIRO_LF1 chromosome 11, AGI_CSIRO_Lferr_CH_V1, whole genome shotgun sequence, a single genomic region encodes these proteins:
- the LOC132038487 gene encoding uncharacterized protein LOC132038487, giving the protein MDDLIKNVEESVKAQKDINSALQSLLSKRGVNPSKKLTSPYTPIRIRKKGKIISKALANVRSRKSSTPHKAAAVVDLKKVNVYNHADAQKLKKLEKFINAKKSKGTMYSLHEFKADDFRIMTSMEDWWLASYVDEIMLLMRVRQSTFTEHYASTDIILDLNFYNIMLKRYTKLSDESTQPEAILFNQMLDDFIWDDDVIAYCRGTVPARGGREWVGAKRVLTVVNINVRQFVTLEFIIEEGVINVYDCNLPKIQDDELFIHIQPVIELWPKLLK; this is encoded by the exons ATGgatgatttgataaaaaatgtTGAGGAGTCGGTGAAGGCACAAAAAGACATAAATTCTGCTTTACAGAGTTTGTTATCCAAGAGGGGTGTCAATCCATCCAAGAAGCTGACCTCACCTTATACTCCTATTCGCATTCGCAAGaagggaaaaataatttccaagGCACTTGCCAATGTTAGGTCAAGAAAATCTTCTACACCCCACAAGGCAGCTGCTGTTGTTGATCTTAAAAAGGTAAATGTGTACAACCATGCAGATgctcaaaaattgaaaaagctTGAAAAATTCATCAATGCCAAGAAGAGCAAGGGTACGATGTATTCATTGCATGAATTTAAGGCCGATGACTTCAGGATAATGACAAGCATGGAAGATTGGTGGCTGGCCAGT tatgttgatgaaattatgCTCCTAATGCGTGTGAGGCAAAGCACTTTCACTGAGCACTATGCTTCCACAGATATAATCTTGGATCTTAACTTCTACAATATCATGCTCAAGCGGTACACAAAGTTGTCGGATGAAAGCACACAGCCGGAAGCTATTCTATTCAATCAAATGCTTGATGATtttatatgggatgatgatgttATCGCTTATTGCAGAGGTACTGTACCAGCCAGAGGTGGTCGCGAGTGGGTTGGTGCCAAAAGGGTGCTTACTGTCGTGAACATAAATGTCAGACAGTTTGTCACCCTCGAATTCATAATTGAGGAGGGGGTGATAAATGTTTATGATTGCAACCTCCCAAAAATCCAAGATGATGAGTTGTTCATCCACATCCAGCCAGTCATTGAATTATGGCCGAAGCTACTGAAGTAG